From a single Sebastes umbrosus isolate fSebUmb1 chromosome 17, fSebUmb1.pri, whole genome shotgun sequence genomic region:
- the LOC119475185 gene encoding tubulin-specific chaperone cofactor E-like protein isoform X2, whose product MESSSDEEEVRTFVQVLSEKYNPDNFPYGKGVMVMPSPPGSPVKDCLFLPSMLVLSGTGIRKAGDQTDIAAFCPHVVELDLSHNQLNDWTEISAIVSNIPHLDLLNLSRNPLRGVELEPSMAEVFSGVRKLVLINTHISWDTVHTLTGHTPELEELFLCLNGYNTVSESQTSCPSLRLLQITENQLQEWAEVRKFGQMYPSLRTLILANNSVDAVGDTQETLRRLFPNLRSINLNNSGLSRWEDIERLSCFPKLEEVKAKGIPLLQPYTPFERHSLLLAQLPSVVLLNGSAVSNGEREDAERLFIRYYQDNPEHELPQRLVQSMCAFTQQDVGGIKEASAESLGAA is encoded by the exons ATGGAGTCATcctctgatgaagaggaggtgcGCACCTTCGTCCAAGTCCTCAGTGAGAAATACAACCCAGATAATTTCCCCTACGGCAAAGGAGTCATGGTGATGCCCAGCCCGCCAGGATCTCCCGTCAAAG ATTGCCTGTTCTTGCCCAGCATGCTGGTTCTGAGTGGAACTGGAATCCGTAAAGCTGGTGACCAGACAGACATCGCTGCTTTCTGTCCCCATGTGGTCGAGCTGGACCTGTCCCACAATCAACTCAACGACTGGACAGAG ATCTCCGCCATTGTTTCCAACATCCCCCACCTGGACCTCCTCAACCTGAGCAGGAACCCTCTGAGGGGCGTAGAGCTGGAGCCCAGCATGGCTGAGGTGTTCTCCGGGGTCCGAAAACTGGTCCTCATCAACACGCACATCAGCTGGGACACggtgcacacactcacaggacACACACCAGA GCTGGAGGAGCTCTTCCTGTGCCTGAACGGCTACAACACTGTGTCCGAATCCCAGACGTCCTGTCCGTCGCTACGCCTGCTGCAGATCACAGAAAACCAGCTGCAGGAATGGGCCGAAGTGAGGAAGTTTGGGCAGATGTACCCGAGTCTGAGAACACTGATTCTGGCCAACAACAGCGTGGACGCTGTGGGCGACACTCAGGAAACACTGCGGCGGCTCTTCCCCAACCTGCGCAGCATCAACCTCAACAACTCCG GGCTTAGTAGATGGGAGGACATTGAGAGGCTGAGTTGCTTTCCTAAGCTGGAGGAAGTCAAAGCAAAGGGGATTCCTCTATTGCAGCCGTACACCCCCTTCGAGAGACACAGCCTCCTCTTAGCACA GCTGCCATCTGTCGTGTTGTTGAACGGGAGTGCGGTGTCgaatggagagagggaggatgcTGAGAGGCTTTTCATCCGGTACTACCAGGACAACCCAGAACATGAACTTCCTCAGAG GTTGGTTCAGAGTATGTGTGCATTTACACAACAAGACGTGGGAGGTATAAAAGAAGCCTCCGCAGAGAGCCTCGGTGCTGCTTAA
- the plekhb1 gene encoding pleckstrin homology domain-containing family B member 1 has product MALLRSGWLWRQTSVLKRWKLNWCDLWIDGSLCFYQTDSRRELEYRVSLKTTCVDVRSGLECGGVTPPESNPRENLITVQLTSGSTVNLCANSEDESLAWKLTLLDTRRNPVFTYDPYDDTYQAIPINGHHTVYITPGAGPGTHQVIVQRDPFDGVLSNLAMGLLAGMAAGTVMRSLLWTPVFFC; this is encoded by the exons ATGGCGCTGCTGAGGTCAGGCTGGCTGTGGAGACAGA CTTCTGTCCTAAAGCGCTGGAAGTTAAACTGGTGTGACCTCTGGATAGACGGGAGTCTTTGCTTTTACCAGACTGACAGCAGGCGAGAGCTGGAGTACCGCGTCAGCCTCAAGACAACATGTGTAGATGTGAGATCTGGCCTGGAATGTGGAG GTGTGACTCCACCAGAGAGTAATCCCAGGGAGAATCTCATTACAGTTCAGCTCACAAGCGGCTCTACAGTCAACTTGTGTGCTAACAGCGAAGATGAATCCTT AGCGTGGAAACTGACTCTGCTGGACACCAGGAGAAACCCG GTGTTCACATACGACCCATATGATGACACCTACCAGGCTATCCCCATCAACGGCCACCACACTGTCTACATCACACCTGGAGCAGGACCAG GAACCCACCAGGTGATTGTTCAGAGGGACCCGTTTGATGGAGTGTTGTCGAATCTGGCGATGGGATTACTGGCAGGCATGGCAGCAGGGACGGTCATGAGATCCCTCCTCTGGACGCCCGTCTTCTTCTGCTGA
- the sc5d gene encoding lathosterol oxidase: protein MDLVLNVADYYVLSPYVYPTSWAEDGALRQIISLLVLTNLGAAVLYLGLGAVSYFFVFDHNLMKHPHFLENQVQREIKYAMTSLPWISIPTVALFFAEVRGYSKLYDNVHESPLGWPGLFLSMISFLLFTDMCIYWIHRFLHHKLIYKLFHKPHHLWKIPSPFASHAFHPVDGFMQGLPYHIYPFFFPLHKVLYLALYVFVNIWTISIHDGDYRVPGTLTGAINGSAHHTDHHLFFDYNYGQYFTLWDRLGGSYKHPSAMMGKGPHDLIRKLQAEGKLGVKAKGQVNGQVTSKEE, encoded by the exons ATGGATCTCGTGCTGAATGTTGCCGACTACTACGTCCTCAGCCCGTACGTGTACCCTACGTCGTGGGCCGAGGACGGGGCCCTACGGCAGATCATCAGCCTGTTGGTGCTGACCAACCTCGGCGCTGCAGTCCTGTACCTGGGCCTGGGAGCCGTCAGTTACTTCTTCGTCTTCGACCACAATCTGATGAAACACCCACACTTCCTAGAG AATCAGGTTCAGAGGGAGATCAAATATGCGATGACGTCTCTTCCCTGGATCAGCATCCCCACAGTGGCTTTGTTTTTCGCTGAAGTTAGAGGATACAGCAAACTGTACGACAACGTCCATGAATCTCCGCTGG GTTGGCCTGGACTCTTCCTCAGTATGATCTCCTTCCTGCTCTTCACTGACATGTGTATCTACTGGATTCATCGGTTCCTACATCATAAGCTCATTTACAAG CTGTTTCACAAACCCCACCACTTGTGGAAGATCCCGTCTCCCTTCGCCAGCCACGCCTTCCACCCGGTGGACGGCTTCATGCAGGGACTCCCGTACCACATCTACCCCTTCTTCTTCCCCCTCCACAAGGTGCTCTACTTGGCCCTGTACGTTTTCGTCAACATCTGGACCATCTCTATCCATGACGGCGACTACCGCGTCCCCGGCACTCTGACGGGTGCCATCAACGGCTCGGCCCACCACACCGACCACCACCTCTTCTTCGACTACAACTACGGCCAGTACTTCACCCTGTGGGACCGCCTGGGAGGCTCCTACAAGCACCCGTCGGCTATGATGGGGAAGGGTCCACACGACCTCATCCGAAAGCTTCAAGCTGAGGGAAAGTTAGGAGTGAAGGCTAAAGGGCAAGTGAATGGACAGGTCACAAGTAAGGAGGAGTAA
- the LOC119475185 gene encoding tubulin-specific chaperone cofactor E-like protein isoform X1, whose product MESSSDEEEVRTFVQVLSEKYNPDNFPYGKGVMVMPSPPGSPVKDCLFLPSMLVLSGTGIRKAGDQTDIAAFCPHVVELDLSHNQLNDWTEISAIVSNIPHLDLLNLSRNPLRGVELEPSMAEVFSGVRKLVLINTHISWDTVHTLTGHTPELEELFLCLNGYNTVSESQTSCPSLRLLQITENQLQEWAEVRKFGQMYPSLRTLILANNSVDAVGDTQETLRRLFPNLRSINLNNSGLSRWEDIERLSCFPKLEEVKAKGIPLLQPYTPFERHSLLLAQLPSVVLLNGSAVSNGEREDAERLFIRYYQDNPEHELPQRYHILVSKYGELAPLAEVDLTPRDTMVNVRIGDRVEAVGLCLEQTVGDLRKHLRALLHLPTRAIRLFYINRDMCSVFGPEELRCGNRALHSYSIRDGDEILVVPKVKSRCSSSD is encoded by the exons ATGGAGTCATcctctgatgaagaggaggtgcGCACCTTCGTCCAAGTCCTCAGTGAGAAATACAACCCAGATAATTTCCCCTACGGCAAAGGAGTCATGGTGATGCCCAGCCCGCCAGGATCTCCCGTCAAAG ATTGCCTGTTCTTGCCCAGCATGCTGGTTCTGAGTGGAACTGGAATCCGTAAAGCTGGTGACCAGACAGACATCGCTGCTTTCTGTCCCCATGTGGTCGAGCTGGACCTGTCCCACAATCAACTCAACGACTGGACAGAG ATCTCCGCCATTGTTTCCAACATCCCCCACCTGGACCTCCTCAACCTGAGCAGGAACCCTCTGAGGGGCGTAGAGCTGGAGCCCAGCATGGCTGAGGTGTTCTCCGGGGTCCGAAAACTGGTCCTCATCAACACGCACATCAGCTGGGACACggtgcacacactcacaggacACACACCAGA GCTGGAGGAGCTCTTCCTGTGCCTGAACGGCTACAACACTGTGTCCGAATCCCAGACGTCCTGTCCGTCGCTACGCCTGCTGCAGATCACAGAAAACCAGCTGCAGGAATGGGCCGAAGTGAGGAAGTTTGGGCAGATGTACCCGAGTCTGAGAACACTGATTCTGGCCAACAACAGCGTGGACGCTGTGGGCGACACTCAGGAAACACTGCGGCGGCTCTTCCCCAACCTGCGCAGCATCAACCTCAACAACTCCG GGCTTAGTAGATGGGAGGACATTGAGAGGCTGAGTTGCTTTCCTAAGCTGGAGGAAGTCAAAGCAAAGGGGATTCCTCTATTGCAGCCGTACACCCCCTTCGAGAGACACAGCCTCCTCTTAGCACA GCTGCCATCTGTCGTGTTGTTGAACGGGAGTGCGGTGTCgaatggagagagggaggatgcTGAGAGGCTTTTCATCCGGTACTACCAGGACAACCCAGAACATGAACTTCCTCAGAG GTACCACATCCTCGTATCCAAGTACGGTGAGTTGGCCCCGCTGGCGGAGGTGGACCTAACCCCCCGCGACACCATGGTGAATGTTCGTATCGGTGACAGGGTGGAGGCCGTCGGCCTCTGTCTGGAGCAGACGGTGGGCGACCTGAGGAAACACCTTCGAGCTCTGCTGCATCTGCCCACCAGGGCGATCCGGCTCTTCTACATCAACCGGGATATGTGTTCGGTCTTCGGACCCGAGGAGTTGAGGTGCGGCAACCGGGCGCTCCATTCCTACAGCATCCGAGACGGGGATGAGATTCTAGTTGTGCCAAAAGTGAAAAGCCGCTGCAGCTCCTCAGATTGA